A single Phoenix dactylifera cultivar Barhee BC4 chromosome 1, palm_55x_up_171113_PBpolish2nd_filt_p, whole genome shotgun sequence DNA region contains:
- the LOC120111510 gene encoding transcription factor 25-like produces MSVNLGLVDAAGWQRQGTDSPVSAAPSKNPFDLLDDQEDEREVAGGNQLEDANGQEHPVITNSSNVDPASNCKSKKKKKKNKDKSASRKPKAEETLDLILEDLSISRKPSPQIGPENIKAVSDEAPIDTKKHGTSFVLVVDPRYLKAENELRKIFGSKVVNSFENHHTSGSSRQIRGGRRAVHNPRKTILISPPIYWPRWDGSMSMELLETKDHQNYFRYVHSPSYGHAQEAFEAAKAANDLNAIASILAHYPYHIESLLTFGEIFKYSGEHQSSADAIGKCLFALECAWHPLFNPLQGNCQLKYSHDANKPLFSALFNHMKNMDRRGCHRSALEVCKLLLSLDSDDPMGALFCVDYFSLRAQEYQWLEKFAEEYRSDNSLWLFPNFSYSLAVARFYLERDAASKEDTAQTEKATSSDLMKQALMLHPLVLQKLVAKAPLKDSVWAQILKNSFFGSAKAGSPSLEHLINIYVERSYLIWRFPELQNLLKEAALLVIESLKQNSSEARDWSCVRKEAFSSEKNEYSHLMVSDFSDTTPSIPPEELRQFMVGPQMVHEMQDGDREGIPERARAPREVAGRNAAIVFLESLLPWMDYGNDRNGQPDGQDQNIED; encoded by the exons GAGGATGAACGGGAAGTTGCTGGTGGAAACCAACTAGAAGATGCCAATGGACAAGAACACCCTGTGATTACGAACTCTTCAAATGTAGATCCAGCTTCTAACTgtaaatccaagaaaaagaagaaaaaaaacaaagataaatCAGCATCTCGAAAACCTAAAGCAGAAGAAACACTTGATCTGATTTTAGAAGATTTGTCTATCAGCAGAAAGCCTTCTCCTCAGATTGGACCTGAGAATATCAAAGCAGTGAGCGATGAGGCTCCAATTGATACTAAGAAGCATGGCACATCTTTTGTTCTAGTTGTGGATCCCAGATATCTGAAAGCTGAAAATGAACTGAGAAAAATATTTGGTTCTAAGGTTGTCAActcttttgaaaatcatcatacTAGTGGCAGCTCAAGGCAGATACGTGGTGGAAGGCGTGCAGTCCACAATCCAAGGAAGACAATTCTTATTTCTCCACCAATCTATTGGCCTCGTTGGGATGGATCTATGTCTATGGAACTTCTAGAAACAAAGGATCACCAGAATTATTTCAG GTATGTGCATTCCCCATCTTATGGTCATGCCCAAGAAGCATTTGAAGCTGCGAAAGCAGCCAATGACCTCAATGCTATTGCAAGTATCTTAGCGCACTATCCTTATCATATTGAATCTTTATTGACCTTTGGTGAGATTTTCAAATATTCTGGAGAGCATCAGTCATCTGCTGATGCAATTGGGAAGTGTTTATTTGCGTTGGAGTGTGCATGGCATCCATTGTTTAACCCACTACAAGGTAATTGTCAGTTAAAATACAGTCATGATGCAAATAAACCACTATTCTCAGCCCTTTTCAACCACATGAAGAACATGGACAGACGTGGCTGTCATCGATCGGCTCTAGAGGTCTGCAAGCTTCTTCTATCACTAGATTCTGATGATCCAATGGGAGCATTATTTTGCGTTGATTACTTCTCGCTGAGGGCTCAGGAGTATCAGTGGTTGGAAAAATTTGCTGAGGAGTATAGAAGTGATAACTCTTTGTGGCTGTTCCCTAATTTCTCATATTCTCTTGCTGTTGCTCGATTTTATCTCGAGCGCGATGCTGCATCTAAAGAGGATACTGCACAGACTGAAAAAGCCACGTCAAGTGATCTTATGAAGCAAGCCTTGATGCTTCACCCATTGGTGCTTCAGAAATTAGTTGCCAAGGCACCTCTGAAGGATTCAGTATGGGCACAAATACTCAAAAATTCATTTTTTGGCTCAGCAAAAGCAGGAAGCCCGTCCTTAGAGCATTTGATCAATATATACGTGGAACGGAGTTATCTTATATGGAGGTTTCCAGAACTGCAGAATTTATTGAAGGAGGCTGCTCTGCTAGTGATCGAATCTCTTAAACAAAATAGCAGTGAAGCCAGGGATTGGTCATGTGTGAGGAAGGAGGCATTCTCATCGGAGAAGAATGA GTATTCACATCTGATGGTTTCAGATTTCTCCGATACAACACCTTCAATTCCTCCTGAAGAACTACGGCAGTTCATGGTTGGTCCCCAGATGGTGCATGAGATGCAAGATGGCGACCGAGAAGGCATTCCTGAGAGGGCCCGTGCCCCGCGTGAGGTTGCTGGTCGCAATGCTGCAATCGTTTTCCTAGAGTCGCTACTTCCGTGGATGGATTATGGAAACGATAGAAATGGACAGCCGGACGGTCAAGACCAAAATATTGAGGATTGA